From Candidatus Latescibacterota bacterium, one genomic window encodes:
- a CDS encoding ABC transporter ATP-binding protein — MNICIENISKKYKGGNWGLKDFSLEIGPGVTGLLGPNGAGKTTLMNILATVTRPTSGTVKWDGTDIAGSPGTIRGILGYLPQYFGIYPNLSAREFLRYIAAIKGVPGKSSKRRIDDLLRLVNITDVADRPLAGLSGGMRQRVGIAQALLNDPKLLIVDEPTVGLDPEERVRFRHLLSDLAGDRIVILSTHIVSDVEAAATSIALMHGGSLLHYGPPEEILAAVDGKVWSCTISSDELENTRRQYIVSGTLRRSDGIHIRVVADEPPTQEAVSVPPTMEDAYLYCISSAEKCVSAVEVR; from the coding sequence ATGAATATCTGCATAGAAAATATCAGCAAAAAATATAAAGGGGGCAATTGGGGGCTGAAAGATTTCAGCCTGGAAATAGGCCCCGGAGTGACAGGCCTGCTCGGACCCAATGGCGCGGGAAAAACTACATTGATGAACATCCTGGCCACTGTGACAAGGCCAACAAGCGGCACGGTGAAGTGGGACGGAACTGATATCGCAGGATCTCCCGGAACCATACGGGGGATACTCGGATATCTTCCACAATATTTCGGCATCTACCCGAATCTTTCCGCCAGGGAATTCCTCCGCTACATCGCTGCAATAAAGGGAGTCCCCGGCAAATCATCCAAACGCCGGATCGATGACCTTCTCCGGCTGGTCAATATCACCGATGTGGCCGACCGACCACTGGCAGGACTGTCGGGTGGCATGAGGCAAAGAGTCGGCATAGCGCAGGCACTCCTGAACGATCCAAAGCTCCTTATTGTGGACGAACCAACTGTGGGCCTCGACCCTGAGGAACGGGTCCGATTTCGACACCTTCTGTCCGATCTTGCAGGCGACCGGATCGTCATCCTCTCCACTCATATCGTCTCGGATGTGGAAGCGGCGGCTACAAGCATTGCACTCATGCATGGTGGAAGCCTCCTTCATTACGGGCCACCGGAGGAGATTCTTGCGGCGGTTGACGGGAAGGTCTGGTCGTGTACAATATCCAGCGACGAGCTTGAAAACACCCGCAGACAATATATTGTCAGCGGCACACTGAGGCGAAGCGATGGAATCCATATCAGGGTAGTCGCGGATGAGCCCCCCACGCAGGAAGCCGTATCTGTCCCCCCGACGATGGAAGACGCGTATCTATACTGTATCTCATCGGCTGAGAAGTGCGTGTCCGCCGTAGAGGTGCGATAG
- a CDS encoding S1 family peptidase — translation MKLLSRTRFSWVSGIALLVAFGMLAGCSGVSDNLNAPDTEGLGLVQLSKADPRIQSVMAVQDRHTGNLMSDPEVVGTATGLDDKGTPAIFVYLETSKGGKNVPAEIEGIPVMKIVSGKMMMLRGGGTSTTGHTARYPRPISLGVSGGNSKDFAYPYCCSGTLGALLQDGSGTQFILSNKHVFAGDQAASANDPDVAEVGNEINQPGLIEVGCQDLSADYVANLSAWCVDGNDIDAALAEVMPGMVDPGGSILEIGELSATTMDAYVGLNVKKSGRTSGLTRAYVSALNATFTVGGSDECGGEATTELFTGQIVVTGNKFLQSGDSGSLLVEDVAVNPRAVGLLFAGSTRTAIANPIDNVLNYFGMYMVGN, via the coding sequence ATGAAGCTTCTCTCACGGACTCGTTTCAGTTGGGTTTCAGGGATTGCTCTGCTCGTAGCATTCGGTATGCTTGCCGGATGTTCAGGAGTGAGCGACAATCTAAATGCTCCCGATACCGAGGGCCTTGGATTGGTTCAGCTAAGCAAGGCTGATCCCCGCATTCAGAGTGTAATGGCGGTACAGGACCGTCATACCGGCAATCTTATGAGCGATCCGGAAGTAGTCGGAACGGCCACTGGCCTTGACGACAAAGGTACCCCCGCGATTTTTGTTTATCTGGAAACTTCAAAAGGCGGCAAGAATGTTCCAGCCGAGATCGAAGGAATTCCTGTAATGAAGATCGTATCAGGAAAGATGATGATGTTGAGAGGTGGCGGTACTTCCACAACCGGTCACACTGCCCGTTATCCGAGACCGATATCTCTCGGTGTCTCCGGTGGTAACAGCAAGGATTTTGCGTATCCTTACTGCTGCAGCGGAACTCTCGGAGCTCTCCTTCAGGATGGCTCAGGCACACAGTTCATCCTGAGTAACAAGCATGTATTCGCCGGTGATCAGGCCGCAAGCGCCAACGATCCCGATGTAGCCGAGGTCGGCAACGAGATCAACCAGCCTGGCCTGATCGAAGTAGGCTGCCAGGATCTTTCTGCTGACTATGTAGCGAATCTTTCGGCATGGTGTGTAGACGGTAATGATATCGATGCGGCTCTGGCAGAGGTCATGCCAGGCATGGTCGATCCGGGAGGATCGATCCTCGAGATCGGCGAACTGTCAGCGACCACGATGGACGCCTATGTAGGGCTCAATGTTAAAAAGAGCGGTCGTACTTCGGGCCTGACCAGGGCCTATGTAAGCGCACTCAACGCCACTTTCACGGTTGGCGGATCTGATGAGTGTGGCGGCGAAGCGACTACAGAATTGTTTACCGGTCAGATCGTCGTTACAGGGAACAAGTTCCTGCAGAGCGGCGACTCCGGTTCTCTGCTCGTCGAAGATGTTGCGGTCAATCCCCGCGCGGTCGGCCTGCTTTTCGCCGGCAGCACACGGACTGCGATTGCCAATCCGATCGATAACGTACTGAATTATTTCGGTATGTATATGGTCGGTAACTAG